In a genomic window of Paroedura picta isolate Pp20150507F chromosome 14, Ppicta_v3.0, whole genome shotgun sequence:
- the CEBPG gene encoding CCAAT/enhancer-binding protein gamma, translating into MSKTSQQNTTAETNGVSVIFTQAHTSGLQQVPQLVPVSPGGGGKATPPSKQGKKNSVLDRNSDEYRQRRERNNMAVKKSRLKSKQKAQDTLQRVNQLKEENERLEAKIKLLTKELSVLKDLFLEHAHNFTDSVQPVGTESTPTNPDGTGQ; encoded by the coding sequence ATGAGCAAGACATCACAGCAGAACACAACTGCAGAAACCAATGGAGTAAGTGTCATCTTTACCCAAGCACACACCAGTGGGTTGCAACAGGTTCCCCAGTTGGTGCCTGTTagtcctggagggggagggaaagcgacacctcccagcaagcagggtaaGAAGAATTCTGTCCTTGACAGGAACAGCGATGAATACCGCCAGCGCAGGGAACGCAACAACATGGCGGTGAAAAAAAGCCGGCTGAAGAGCaagcagaaggctcaggacaCACTCCAGAGAGTCAACCAgcttaaagaagaaaatgaacGCTTGGAGGCCAAAATCAAACTCCTGACAAAGGAGCTGAGTGTGCTCAAAGACTTGTTTCTTGAACATGCCCACAACTTCACAGACAGTGTGCAGCCTGTTGGCACAGAGAGCACCCCAACAAACCCAGATGGCACCGGACAGTAG